GATACTGGCAAAGGCTGTTGATGCCGCTGTGGGGCTGAGGGTTAGCTCGCAGGAGGAGTACGTCGGTCTCGACCTGTCGCAGCATGAGGAGGTTGCCTACACGTGAGGTGGTGGAGATGAAGATGGTTGTCGCTGTAATAAGGCCCGAGAAGCTTGAGTGCGTTAAGAAAGCTTTGGAAGAGAGAGGGTTTGTCGGAATGACCGTTACAGAGGTGAAGGGCAGGGGGGAGCAGAAGGGTATAAGGCTTCAGTTCAGGGGAAGAGAGGTGGAGGTTGATTTGCTCCAGAAGACGAAGGTGGAGGTTGTGGTGAGCGACGATGCTGTTGATGAGGTTGTGGAGGCGATAGTGAGTTCGGCAAGAACTGGG
The nucleotide sequence above comes from Archaeoglobus fulgidus DSM 4304. Encoded proteins:
- a CDS encoding P-II family nitrogen regulator, whose protein sequence is MKMVVAVIRPEKLECVKKALEERGFVGMTVTEVKGRGEQKGIRLQFRGREVEVDLLQKTKVEVVVSDDAVDEVVEAIVSSARTGKFGDGRIFVIPVEKSVKIRTGEEEV